One Methylobacterium oryzae DNA window includes the following coding sequences:
- a CDS encoding CoA-transferase subunit beta, giving the protein MSEAPSNAIEAWSGFSYIVTNLARFVRPNEITFSGVNSALPMLACLLAKQAYPFAFTYINVAGGVDPNPSKVPISSSDPVLAEGSRAIFANEDFYDLCTRGLMDLCFLGAAQVDGLGRTNVSCIGDWHAPRVRLPGGGGGAVMLPTARRAVTWRTEHSRRTLVETLDFVTAAGGMHGVVTPIAVFTKREGRLVLASWHPEASLDEVRDRTGFAFSADGAASTPPPTPAERAALAVLDPEGRFEADAGIRLR; this is encoded by the coding sequence ATGTCTGAGGCGCCGTCCAACGCGATCGAGGCCTGGTCGGGCTTTTCCTACATCGTCACCAATCTCGCCCGGTTCGTGCGGCCGAACGAGATCACCTTCAGCGGCGTGAACTCGGCCCTGCCGATGCTGGCCTGCCTCCTGGCCAAGCAGGCCTATCCCTTCGCGTTCACCTACATCAACGTCGCCGGCGGCGTCGACCCGAACCCGTCGAAGGTGCCGATCTCGTCCTCCGACCCGGTCCTCGCCGAGGGCTCGCGGGCGATCTTCGCCAATGAGGATTTCTACGATCTCTGCACCCGCGGCCTGATGGACCTGTGCTTCCTGGGCGCCGCGCAGGTCGACGGGCTGGGCCGCACGAACGTCTCCTGCATCGGCGACTGGCACGCGCCGCGGGTGCGGCTGCCGGGCGGCGGCGGCGGCGCCGTGATGCTGCCCACCGCCCGCCGGGCGGTCACGTGGCGTACGGAACATTCCCGCCGCACCCTCGTCGAGACCCTCGACTTCGTCACCGCGGCCGGCGGCATGCACGGCGTGGTCACGCCGATCGCCGTCTTCACGAAGCGCGAGGGCCGGCTCGTGCTGGCCTCCTGGCATCCGGAGGCGAGCCTCGACGAGGTCCGGGACCGCACCGGCTTCGCGTTCTCGGCGGACGGTGCCGCCTCGACGCCTCCGCCGACCCCGGCGGAGCGGGCGGCGCTGGCGGTCCTCGACCCGGAGGGCCGGTTCGAGGCCGATGCGGGCATCCGCCTGCGCTGA
- a CDS encoding enoyl-CoA hydratase-related protein → MAFKTITYETLAPVARITLNRPERTNAISATMLDELAQAMDAAEADDAVRAVIVRGAGTAFSSGFDLKDQMALRPEGVSQWRPILRKDFDVPMRFWHCPKPTIAAVRGPCLAGACELALACDVTVAAEDAFFGEPELKFGAGIVVMILPWIVGPKIAKEIILTGEDRIPARRAYEIGMVNRVVPIAELDASALRLARHIAAIDPNLVKETKRALNRSIEARGMLEALETALDIDLLIEGEGSPDKRAFMDIARSQGLKAALAWRDSRFPGAGS, encoded by the coding sequence GTGGCCTTCAAGACGATCACCTACGAGACGCTCGCGCCGGTGGCACGCATCACCCTGAACCGCCCGGAGCGCACCAACGCGATCAGCGCGACCATGCTCGACGAACTCGCGCAGGCGATGGACGCGGCCGAGGCCGACGATGCGGTGCGCGCCGTGATCGTGCGCGGGGCCGGCACGGCCTTCTCGTCGGGCTTCGATCTCAAGGATCAGATGGCGCTGCGCCCTGAAGGCGTGAGCCAGTGGCGCCCGATCCTGCGCAAGGATTTCGATGTGCCGATGCGCTTCTGGCACTGCCCGAAGCCGACCATCGCGGCGGTGCGTGGTCCCTGCCTCGCGGGCGCCTGCGAGTTGGCGTTGGCCTGCGACGTGACCGTGGCGGCCGAGGATGCCTTCTTCGGCGAGCCGGAGCTGAAGTTCGGGGCCGGTATCGTGGTGATGATCCTGCCCTGGATCGTCGGCCCGAAGATCGCCAAGGAGATCATCCTCACGGGCGAGGACCGCATTCCGGCGCGGCGCGCCTACGAGATCGGAATGGTCAACCGAGTCGTGCCGATTGCCGAGCTCGACGCGAGCGCGCTGCGCCTTGCCCGGCACATCGCGGCGATCGACCCGAACCTCGTCAAGGAGACGAAACGGGCCCTCAACCGGTCGATCGAGGCGCGCGGCATGCTGGAGGCCCTGGAGACGGCCCTCGACATCGACCTGCTGATCGAGGGCGAAGGCTCGCCGGACAAGCGGGCCTTCATGGACATCGCCCGGTCGCAAGGCCTCAAGGCGGCACTGGCCTGGCGCGACAGCCGCTTCCCGGGAGCCGGATCGTGA
- a CDS encoding CaiB/BaiF CoA transferase family protein, with the protein MRPLSGIRVIEFCSVAAGPFCAMLLADMGADVIKVENPEGGDSMRAWPPLNAGFSENFASLNRNKRSVTLDLKDPADKARALDLIGSADVVLENNRPGVMKRLGLDYVRVSAGRPGLVYCSISAFGQEGPRSAEAGFDLTLQAMSGVMSVTGEPGAPPVKCGVPISDFGTGLYAAYAIAAALLQVRAGGPGAHIDASMFGASLAMGALQTSEYFGSGRDPKRLGSAHPRNAPYQAFRAQDGYFAMAAGNDALYRAACAAIGRDDLAEDPRFASTALRAQNQGELLAILERDFADLTCADLLARFRAAGVPCAPINGYADALADPQVAHMGWVQPVTLPSGAETRTFVSPLKFSGEGFPIYREPPALGQHNAELFGEAAPARARTA; encoded by the coding sequence ATGCGACCGCTGTCCGGTATCCGCGTGATCGAGTTCTGCAGTGTCGCGGCCGGGCCATTCTGCGCCATGCTGCTCGCCGACATGGGAGCCGACGTCATCAAGGTCGAGAATCCGGAGGGCGGCGACTCGATGCGGGCCTGGCCGCCCCTCAACGCGGGCTTCAGCGAGAACTTCGCCTCGCTCAACCGCAACAAGCGCTCTGTGACGCTGGACCTGAAGGATCCGGCCGACAAGGCGCGCGCCCTGGACCTGATCGGCTCTGCCGACGTGGTGCTGGAGAACAACCGCCCCGGCGTGATGAAGCGGCTCGGCCTCGACTACGTGCGCGTCAGCGCCGGGCGGCCCGGCTTGGTCTATTGCTCGATCTCAGCCTTCGGCCAGGAGGGGCCGCGCTCCGCCGAGGCCGGGTTCGACCTGACGCTCCAGGCGATGAGCGGCGTGATGAGCGTCACGGGCGAGCCCGGCGCGCCCCCGGTCAAGTGCGGCGTACCGATCTCGGATTTCGGCACCGGCCTCTACGCGGCCTACGCCATCGCGGCGGCGCTGCTCCAGGTGCGGGCGGGCGGACCCGGCGCACACATCGACGCCTCGATGTTCGGCGCCTCCCTGGCGATGGGGGCGCTCCAGACCAGCGAGTATTTCGGCAGCGGCCGCGACCCGAAGCGCCTGGGCTCGGCCCATCCGCGCAACGCCCCCTATCAGGCCTTCCGCGCCCAGGACGGGTACTTCGCCATGGCGGCGGGCAACGACGCCCTCTACCGCGCCGCCTGCGCGGCGATCGGGCGCGACGACCTCGCCGAGGATCCGCGCTTCGCCTCGACCGCCCTGCGGGCGCAGAACCAGGGCGAACTCCTGGCGATTCTGGAGCGCGACTTCGCCGACCTCACCTGCGCCGACCTGCTGGCCCGGTTCCGCGCCGCGGGCGTGCCCTGCGCACCGATCAACGGCTACGCCGACGCCCTGGCCGACCCGCAGGTCGCGCATATGGGCTGGGTCCAGCCGGTGACCCTGCCGTCCGGCGCTGAGACGCGCACCTTCGTGTCGCCGCTGAAGTTCTCAGGGGAGGGCTTCCCGATCTACCGGGAGCCGCCCGCCCTCGGGCAGCACAACGCCGAACTGTTCGGCGAGGCCGCGCCGGCTCGCGCGCGCACGGCTTGA
- a CDS encoding MDR family oxidoreductase codes for MFKAILIEKDEAVYRAGLREIDEAQLPEGDVTVDVAYSTLNYKDGLAITGKGPVVRKFPMVPGIDIAGTVRESRHHDYKAGDRVVLNGWGVGETHWGGLAQVARLKGDWLVPLPEALTPRQAMAIGTAGYTAMLCVIALERHGVTPDKGEVVVTGAAGGVGSTAVALLSRLGYTVVAVSGRPEEADYLRRLGAAEVLDRATFSDPGRPLARERWAGAVDVVGSHTLANVCAAMKYRGVVTACGLAQGMDLPASVAPFILRGVSLLGIDSVMCPRPERIEAWNRLVHDLDPVKLEAITEEIGLTEAVATAERLMSGRVRGRVVVDVHR; via the coding sequence ATGTTCAAGGCAATCCTGATCGAGAAGGATGAGGCGGTCTACCGCGCCGGCCTACGTGAGATCGACGAGGCGCAGCTCCCCGAGGGCGACGTCACCGTGGATGTCGCCTACTCGACGTTGAACTACAAGGACGGGCTCGCGATCACCGGGAAAGGCCCGGTCGTGCGCAAATTTCCGATGGTGCCGGGCATCGACATCGCCGGCACCGTCCGCGAATCCCGGCATCACGACTACAAGGCCGGCGACCGCGTCGTCCTCAACGGCTGGGGCGTCGGCGAGACCCATTGGGGTGGGCTGGCGCAAGTCGCACGGCTCAAGGGCGACTGGCTGGTGCCATTGCCGGAGGCGCTCACGCCACGGCAGGCGATGGCGATCGGCACTGCCGGTTACACGGCGATGCTGTGCGTGATCGCCCTCGAGCGCCACGGCGTCACCCCCGACAAGGGCGAGGTCGTCGTCACCGGCGCGGCCGGTGGCGTCGGCAGCACGGCGGTCGCTCTCCTGTCGCGCCTCGGCTACACGGTCGTGGCGGTGAGCGGCCGTCCCGAGGAGGCCGATTACCTGCGCCGCCTCGGCGCAGCGGAGGTGCTGGATCGGGCGACATTCTCGGATCCGGGCAGGCCGCTCGCCCGGGAGCGCTGGGCCGGGGCCGTCGATGTGGTCGGTAGCCACACGCTGGCGAACGTCTGCGCCGCCATGAAGTACCGGGGCGTCGTAACGGCTTGCGGTCTGGCTCAGGGGATGGACCTGCCTGCGAGCGTGGCCCCCTTCATCCTGCGCGGCGTCAGCCTGCTCGGGATCGACAGCGTGATGTGCCCGCGGCCTGAGCGGATCGAGGCCTGGAACAGGCTGGTCCACGACCTCGATCCGGTCAAGCTCGAGGCGATCACGGAGGAGATCGGCCTGACAGAGGCTGTGGCCACCGCGGAACGCCTGATGTCGGGCCGGGTGCGCGGCCGCGTCGTCGTTGACGTGCATCGCTAG
- a CDS encoding enoyl-CoA hydratase/isomerase family protein, which yields MDELLKERSGDTLTLTLNRPDKMNALSATLVDALLDAVAAAAGDGTRLLVLKGAGRNFSAGFDFGGYADLSEGDLLLRFVRIEQLLQALAHAPFDTLALAHGRNFGAGVDVICACGRRVGDPAATFRMPGLSFGLVLGTRRYAERVGGSKARLVLQEGRVFDAPEALSDGFLTAVAATDSWFDTVAAASEAATRLSSWAGAALNRAAARDTRADDLADLVASAARPGLKDRIRAYRAA from the coding sequence ATGGACGAACTCCTGAAAGAGCGCAGCGGCGACACGCTGACCCTGACGCTCAACCGCCCCGACAAGATGAACGCCCTGTCGGCCACCCTGGTCGACGCGCTGCTCGACGCCGTCGCGGCTGCGGCCGGCGACGGGACACGGCTCCTCGTGCTGAAGGGCGCGGGGCGCAACTTCAGCGCCGGGTTCGACTTCGGCGGCTACGCGGACCTGTCGGAGGGCGACCTGCTGCTCCGGTTCGTGCGGATCGAGCAGCTCCTCCAGGCGCTGGCCCACGCGCCGTTCGACACGCTGGCGCTCGCGCACGGGCGGAACTTCGGCGCCGGGGTCGACGTGATCTGCGCCTGCGGCCGGCGGGTCGGCGATCCGGCCGCCACCTTCCGCATGCCGGGCCTGTCCTTCGGGCTGGTGCTCGGCACGCGGCGCTACGCCGAGCGGGTCGGCGGCTCCAAGGCCCGGCTCGTCCTCCAGGAGGGGCGGGTCTTCGACGCCCCGGAGGCCCTGTCCGACGGGTTCCTCACCGCCGTCGCGGCGACCGACTCGTGGTTCGACACCGTCGCGGCCGCCTCGGAAGCGGCGACGCGGCTGTCTTCCTGGGCCGGGGCGGCCCTGAACCGCGCCGCCGCCCGCGACACCCGCGCGGACGACCTCGCCGACCTCGTCGCCTCGGCCGCGCGCCCGGGGCTGAAGGACCGGATCCGCGCCTACCGCGCGGCCTGA
- a CDS encoding MFS transporter — MARPDAADSATISAKRMAIGLLLLSEVAAMATWFATTASIGAIRTQWTLSPFQEALLTNSVQAGFVAGTLVSALLGLADRFDLRRLFCGCAVAAGLANLLMLAFAPTSPMVPLLRFVTGACMAGVYPVGMKIAATWAVGDLGLLIGLLVGALTLGSALPHLVAALGQLDWHLPVLGAALGALLSAALIRFVQLGPIRSEAPPLRLENALEAWRNRGVRLANLGYLGHMWELYAMWAWIGAFMAASFRERYGNAPPFPPELAAFAVVAAGAFGAMLGGWAADRLGRTLVTGASMLASGCCAIAVGFLFGGPAWAVLAVGVLWGVAVIADSAQFSAAVSELSDRRLIGTMLTVQTCLGFLLTLVSIQLIAFAGTFLGWRFAFALLAVGPFLGLASMLRLRRLPEAKRLAGGRK, encoded by the coding sequence ATGGCACGTCCTGACGCGGCCGACAGCGCGACCATCAGCGCAAAGCGGATGGCGATCGGGCTGCTGCTCCTGAGCGAGGTGGCGGCTATGGCGACGTGGTTCGCCACCACCGCCTCGATCGGCGCGATCCGCACGCAGTGGACGCTGAGCCCGTTCCAGGAGGCCCTGCTCACCAACAGCGTGCAGGCCGGGTTCGTCGCCGGCACCCTGGTCAGCGCGCTGCTGGGGCTGGCCGACCGGTTCGACCTGCGCCGGCTGTTCTGCGGCTGCGCCGTCGCGGCCGGTCTCGCCAACCTCCTGATGCTGGCCTTCGCGCCGACCTCGCCGATGGTGCCGCTGCTGCGCTTCGTGACGGGGGCCTGCATGGCCGGCGTCTACCCGGTCGGCATGAAGATCGCCGCGACCTGGGCGGTGGGTGACCTGGGGCTGCTGATCGGCCTTCTGGTGGGCGCGCTCACCCTCGGCTCGGCGCTGCCCCACCTCGTCGCGGCCCTCGGCCAGCTCGACTGGCATCTGCCGGTGCTCGGTGCGGCGTTGGGCGCCCTCCTCTCGGCGGCCCTGATCCGCTTCGTGCAACTCGGGCCGATCCGGTCGGAGGCCCCGCCCCTGCGCTTGGAGAACGCCCTGGAGGCGTGGCGCAATCGCGGCGTGCGCTTGGCCAATCTCGGCTATCTCGGCCACATGTGGGAGCTCTACGCGATGTGGGCCTGGATCGGTGCCTTCATGGCGGCGAGCTTCCGTGAGCGTTACGGCAACGCGCCGCCGTTCCCGCCGGAACTGGCCGCCTTCGCGGTGGTGGCGGCCGGGGCGTTCGGCGCGATGCTGGGCGGCTGGGCGGCCGATCGACTCGGGCGCACTCTGGTCACCGGCGCCTCGATGCTGGCCAGCGGCTGCTGTGCCATCGCGGTGGGTTTCCTGTTCGGCGGCCCTGCCTGGGCGGTGCTGGCGGTGGGCGTGCTCTGGGGCGTCGCGGTGATCGCCGATTCGGCGCAGTTCTCGGCGGCGGTGAGCGAGCTGAGCGACCGCAGGCTGATCGGCACGATGCTCACCGTGCAGACCTGCCTCGGCTTTCTCCTGACGCTCGTCAGTATCCAGCTCATCGCCTTCGCCGGGACATTCCTCGGCTGGCGCTTCGCCTTCGCGCTGCTGGCCGTGGGGCCGTTCCTGGGTCTCGCTTCGATGCTGCGGCTGCGGCGCCTACCCGAGGCCAAGCGGCTGGCGGGAGGACGCAAGTGA
- a CDS encoding CoA transferase subunit A, which yields MSAGTQKIVPLADLAARVPDGSSLALGGSFLHRGPFAFVRELIRQGRRDLEVVKQSPGYDIDILCRAGALSRAKAGIVAMEGNFGLAPWYRRAIESGEVRLEEHACASLTAGLRAAAFGVPFMPCGGIHGSDLPALNGWKTIEDPYGSGEAVYAIPRIQPDFAVIQANEVSASGDVRVFGTSHWDRIMSRSAKRVLVVAERVAPDASFRDQPELTLVPHFLVEALSIVPNGAWPGSLWPDYEIDYPAVEAYMADAPGVLADHLAAGPEAREAAHV from the coding sequence GTGAGCGCCGGAACCCAGAAGATCGTCCCCCTCGCAGACCTCGCAGCCCGCGTGCCGGACGGCAGCTCCCTGGCGCTCGGCGGCAGCTTCCTGCACCGCGGCCCCTTCGCGTTCGTGCGCGAGCTGATCCGCCAGGGCCGCCGCGACCTCGAAGTCGTCAAGCAGTCGCCCGGCTATGACATCGACATTCTCTGCCGCGCCGGCGCCCTGTCGCGGGCGAAGGCGGGGATCGTGGCCATGGAAGGCAATTTCGGCCTCGCGCCCTGGTACCGCCGGGCGATCGAGTCCGGCGAGGTCCGCCTGGAGGAGCACGCCTGCGCCAGCCTGACGGCGGGCCTGCGGGCGGCTGCCTTCGGCGTGCCGTTCATGCCCTGCGGCGGCATCCACGGCTCGGACCTGCCGGCGCTCAACGGCTGGAAGACGATCGAGGACCCCTACGGCAGCGGCGAGGCGGTCTACGCCATCCCGCGCATCCAGCCGGACTTCGCGGTGATCCAGGCCAACGAGGTCAGCGCGTCGGGGGACGTGCGCGTCTTCGGGACCTCGCACTGGGACCGGATCATGAGCCGCTCGGCCAAGCGCGTGCTCGTGGTGGCCGAGCGGGTCGCCCCGGACGCCTCCTTCCGCGACCAGCCCGAACTGACGCTGGTGCCCCACTTCCTCGTCGAGGCGTTGAGCATCGTGCCGAACGGGGCTTGGCCCGGCTCGCTCTGGCCGGATTACGAGATCGATTACCCGGCCGTGGAGGCCTACATGGCCGACGCCCCGGGCGTGCTCGCCGATCACCTCGCCGCCGGCCCCGAGGCCCGGGAGGCTGCCCATGTCTGA
- a CDS encoding class I adenylate-forming enzyme family protein, translating to MTGALAELLGAGLGRPGSRVDESSGPGMTGRDLGAHADLVAGRLRAAGMRPHEPVHLTIGNRALDLGTLLGLWRAGAVAVPVHRAAAPLTRAAVERATRARFRADGLSLEKIAEDAPPVRPLLDGAALVVFTSGSTGVPKGVVLGHDALARKLAILDRLLGFRPDDVVAVPLQLTFIFGIWASLLAIRSEARLVLVPKFTPATLEGLLAAEGTVLAAVPTMLRALLADGVPPAPRLRAVLTGGEALSPSLTQAVRGGWPKAELVDLYGSTETGSCDFCHRPRDVSEAGSIGMPTEGVSFRIVRDDGALAALGETGELRIRTACGMLGYLDGAELTRSALEADHFRTGDLARLRQDGHVELVGRSKEIIARGGNKIAPLEIENALCAHPDIAAALCAGVPDPRLGEAVHAVVVLKPDRALSADELRRWASAHLERYKVPDVIVFSDTLPSGATGKASRAMVSTLTLIHAETTSADLQGAPVSS from the coding sequence GTGACCGGGGCGCTGGCGGAACTCCTGGGCGCTGGGCTCGGCCGCCCAGGCAGCCGGGTGGACGAGAGTTCCGGCCCCGGGATGACGGGGCGCGACCTCGGTGCACACGCGGATCTGGTCGCCGGTCGGCTGCGTGCGGCAGGCATGCGCCCGCACGAGCCGGTGCACCTCACCATCGGCAACCGGGCGCTCGATCTCGGGACGCTGCTCGGCCTCTGGCGGGCGGGCGCGGTCGCGGTGCCCGTTCACCGAGCCGCTGCACCGCTCACCCGCGCGGCGGTCGAGCGGGCGACGCGTGCCCGCTTCCGGGCCGACGGGCTCAGCTTGGAGAAGATCGCGGAGGATGCGCCGCCGGTGCGGCCGCTCCTGGACGGGGCCGCCCTCGTGGTCTTCACCTCGGGCAGCACCGGCGTGCCGAAGGGCGTGGTTCTCGGACACGATGCCCTGGCGCGCAAGCTCGCGATCCTCGACCGACTGCTGGGCTTTCGCCCGGACGACGTCGTCGCGGTGCCGCTCCAGCTGACCTTCATCTTCGGGATCTGGGCGAGCCTCCTGGCGATCCGCTCTGAGGCGAGACTCGTCCTCGTCCCGAAGTTCACGCCCGCGACGCTCGAGGGCCTGCTCGCCGCGGAGGGGACGGTGTTGGCCGCTGTGCCGACCATGCTGCGAGCCCTGCTGGCCGACGGTGTCCCGCCGGCCCCCCGTCTGCGGGCGGTGCTGACCGGCGGCGAGGCGCTCAGCCCGTCGCTGACGCAAGCAGTCCGCGGCGGATGGCCGAAGGCCGAGCTCGTCGACCTCTATGGCTCGACCGAGACTGGCTCCTGCGACTTCTGTCACCGACCGCGGGACGTCTCGGAGGCTGGGTCGATCGGCATGCCAACCGAGGGCGTGTCGTTCCGCATCGTCCGCGACGACGGCGCGCTCGCCGCTCTGGGCGAGACCGGCGAGCTGCGGATCCGAACTGCCTGCGGCATGCTCGGCTATCTCGACGGCGCCGAGCTCACGCGCTCCGCGCTGGAGGCGGACCACTTCCGCACAGGCGATCTCGCGCGCCTGCGCCAGGACGGTCACGTCGAGCTCGTCGGGCGCTCGAAGGAGATCATCGCGCGGGGCGGCAACAAGATCGCGCCCCTGGAGATCGAGAACGCCCTGTGCGCGCATCCGGACATCGCGGCGGCCCTGTGCGCCGGCGTGCCCGACCCGCGCCTCGGCGAGGCGGTCCACGCGGTCGTCGTGCTGAAGCCTGACCGCGCGCTGTCGGCGGACGAACTCAGGCGCTGGGCATCGGCCCATCTCGAACGTTACAAGGTGCCGGACGTGATCGTCTTCAGCGACACGCTGCCGTCGGGCGCGACCGGAAAGGCGAGCCGGGCGATGGTCAGTACGCTCACGCTGATCCACGCGGAGACGACGTCGGCCGACCTGCAGGGCGCGCCAGTGAGCTCCTAG
- a CDS encoding class I adenylate-forming enzyme family protein, translated as MSAAMPDSISARLRAAIADHAGTGRTALSGSDVVSYADLGARIDAAAGAVRDWGAAKGDRVGLIAPKSAAAIVAYFGAMQAGACVCFLEPGLAPEVVAEQAALVGMRHLIVAQVDASPVALTGLDVRALDSLADGAAFAAEVSPRDEAMLLFTSGSTGRPKGVLLRHEGLICNAAGVLRHTGTGPADRLLHVMPLHHTNGINNQLIVPLLAGAEIVLMERFQAEAALDRLRSGGITYMTGVPTIYARMLPLLRPGERFPGLRFLRCGSAPITPTLHRQIEEAFGVPLLVSYGLSEATCTSTMNPPGRRRIGTIGTVLAGQNVDLFDPATDRPVEAGREGEIRISGPALMAGYLGSADQPIVDGWLRTGDLGRFDADGFLAITGRIKDVIIRGGENISPALIERQLAAHPAICDCCVVGAPDADLGEVPVAFVVLREGEGLDEPGLKDFVRGSLARIYVPAQIRRLDVLPVNGVGKTDRKALRSLLAAS; from the coding sequence ATGAGCGCTGCCATGCCGGACTCGATCAGCGCGCGGCTGCGCGCGGCCATCGCGGATCATGCGGGGACGGGCCGCACGGCGCTCTCGGGCTCCGACGTCGTATCCTATGCCGACCTCGGCGCGCGGATCGACGCCGCCGCGGGCGCAGTCCGGGACTGGGGTGCCGCCAAGGGTGACCGGGTCGGACTGATCGCGCCCAAGAGTGCGGCGGCCATCGTGGCCTACTTCGGGGCCATGCAGGCCGGCGCCTGCGTCTGCTTCCTGGAGCCGGGGCTCGCGCCGGAGGTGGTGGCCGAGCAGGCTGCGCTCGTCGGCATGCGGCATCTCATCGTCGCCCAGGTCGACGCCTCGCCCGTCGCTCTGACCGGCCTGGACGTCCGCGCACTGGACAGCCTCGCCGACGGCGCGGCCTTCGCGGCCGAGGTCAGCCCGCGGGATGAGGCCATGCTGCTTTTCACCTCGGGGAGCACCGGCCGGCCGAAGGGCGTGCTGCTGCGCCACGAAGGCCTGATCTGCAACGCCGCGGGCGTGCTCCGTCACACCGGTACGGGGCCTGCGGACCGGCTTCTCCACGTCATGCCACTTCATCACACGAACGGCATCAACAACCAGTTGATCGTGCCTCTCCTGGCCGGAGCCGAGATCGTGTTGATGGAGCGCTTCCAGGCCGAGGCCGCCCTCGACCGCCTGCGATCTGGCGGCATCACCTACATGACCGGCGTGCCGACGATCTACGCGCGGATGCTGCCCCTGCTGCGCCCCGGGGAGCGCTTCCCGGGCCTGCGCTTCCTGCGCTGCGGCTCGGCGCCGATCACCCCGACCCTGCATCGGCAGATCGAGGAGGCCTTCGGCGTGCCGCTCCTCGTCTCCTACGGCCTGTCGGAGGCGACCTGCACCTCGACCATGAACCCGCCGGGCCGGCGTCGCATCGGCACGATCGGGACCGTGCTCGCGGGCCAGAATGTGGACCTGTTCGATCCGGCCACGGATCGCCCGGTCGAGGCCGGCCGGGAAGGGGAGATCCGCATCTCCGGCCCGGCCCTGATGGCCGGCTATCTCGGCAGCGCGGACCAGCCGATCGTGGACGGCTGGCTGCGCACCGGTGATCTCGGCCGCTTCGACGCCGACGGCTTCCTCGCCATCACGGGGCGCATCAAGGACGTGATCATTCGCGGCGGCGAGAATATCTCGCCCGCGTTGATCGAGCGGCAACTCGCTGCCCATCCGGCCATCTGCGACTGTTGCGTGGTCGGCGCCCCCGACGCGGATCTCGGCGAGGTACCGGTGGCCTTCGTGGTGCTGCGGGAGGGCGAGGGCCTCGACGAGCCGGGGCTCAAGGATTTCGTACGGGGTTCCCTCGCGCGGATCTACGTGCCGGCGCAGATTCGCAGGCTTGACGTGCTGCCGGTCAACGGCGTCGGCAAGACCGACCGCAAGGCGCTGCGTAGCTTGTTGGCCGCTTCCTAG
- a CDS encoding ABC transporter substrate-binding protein — protein sequence MKGVFALAILFGGLSAVQADPLPTFRIGVLNDQSGLYADIAGPGSVEAARMAVEDFKPDVRGFRVEVLSADHQNKPDIGAAIVRRWFDVDQVDAIVDVPTSSVALAVSNIASEKDKAFLIASAGSSDLTGKNCTRTNVHWTYDTWALGNSTARAVIKQGGKSWYFLTTDYAFGHALERDATEAVTKAGGKSLGHVLAPFQSTDFSSYLLQAQGSGAQVVALANSGGDTINAIKQASEFGLTDGGQKLVALLAFISDIHSVGLKVAHGLTLTEAFYWDLNDGTRTWAKRFAARNGGRYPTMNQAGTYAAMLHWMKAIAALDKDKAHRGTDIVAQMKAMPTNDPLFGHGSIRADGRTIHDLYLFQVKDPSESKGPYDYYKLVDTIPGDQAFRPMADGGCPLVAHTAAK from the coding sequence ATGAAGGGTGTATTCGCGCTGGCGATCCTGTTTGGCGGCCTGTCCGCCGTGCAGGCCGACCCGCTGCCGACCTTCCGTATCGGCGTGCTGAATGATCAGTCCGGGCTCTACGCCGACATCGCGGGGCCGGGCTCCGTCGAGGCCGCGCGCATGGCCGTCGAGGACTTCAAGCCGGACGTGAGAGGCTTCCGCGTCGAGGTTCTCTCGGCCGACCATCAGAACAAGCCCGATATCGGCGCGGCCATCGTGCGACGCTGGTTCGACGTCGACCAGGTCGACGCGATCGTCGACGTACCGACCTCTTCGGTCGCCCTGGCCGTGTCGAACATCGCGAGCGAGAAGGACAAGGCATTCCTGATCGCGAGCGCCGGGTCCTCGGATCTGACCGGGAAGAACTGCACCCGGACCAACGTCCATTGGACCTACGACACCTGGGCTCTCGGCAACAGCACGGCGCGCGCCGTGATCAAGCAGGGCGGAAAGTCCTGGTACTTCCTCACGACGGATTACGCGTTCGGTCACGCTCTGGAGCGCGACGCCACCGAGGCCGTGACGAAGGCGGGCGGCAAGTCCCTCGGACACGTCCTGGCTCCGTTCCAGAGCACCGACTTCTCCTCCTACCTGCTCCAGGCCCAGGGCAGCGGTGCGCAGGTGGTCGCGCTCGCCAATTCCGGCGGCGACACGATCAACGCCATCAAGCAGGCCTCGGAGTTCGGCCTCACCGACGGCGGCCAGAAGCTCGTCGCGCTCCTCGCCTTCATCTCGGACATCCACTCAGTCGGCCTGAAGGTCGCCCACGGCCTGACTCTGACCGAGGCGTTCTACTGGGACCTCAATGACGGCACCCGGACCTGGGCGAAGCGGTTCGCGGCACGCAACGGTGGCCGTTACCCGACGATGAACCAGGCCGGCACCTACGCGGCGATGCTCCACTGGATGAAGGCGATCGCCGCCCTCGACAAGGACAAGGCGCATCGCGGCACCGACATCGTCGCGCAGATGAAGGCGATGCCGACAAACGATCCGCTGTTCGGCCACGGCTCGATCCGCGCGGACGGGCGCACCATCCACGACCTCTACCTGTTCCAGGTCAAGGACCCGTCCGAGTCGAAGGGGCCGTACGACTACTACAAGCTCGTCGACACCATCCCCGGCGACCAGGCGTTCCGGCCCATGGCCGACGGCGGCTGCCCCCTCGTAGCCCATACGGCCGCGAAGTGA